CATCGGGCTCACCGTGGTGGCGTTCGGCACCAGCGCGCCGGAGCTCGCGGTGTCGCTCAAGTCCTCGCTCGCCGGTCAGGCGGACGTGGCGCTCGGCAACGTGGTGGGGAGCAACATCTTCAACGTCCTCTTCATCCTCGGTCTCTCGGCGGGGATCACCCCGCTGGTGGTGGCGCAGCAGCTGGTGCGCCTCGACGTGCCGATCATGATCGCCGTCTCGCTCGCCACGCTGCTGCTCGGCCTCGACGGGTCGATCGGCCGGGTCGACGGCCTGTTCCTCGTCGCCGGGATGGTTGCCTACACGGTCTTCATGATCCGCACGAGCCGGCGCGAGAGCGCCGCGGTGCGCGCCGAGTACGACCAGGAGTACGCGGTGCCGGCGCCGCGCGGGGCGGCGGCGCTGGTGCTCGCCGGCTTTCTCGCGGCCGCCGGACTCGGGCTGCTGGTCGTCGGCGCCAACCTGTTCCTCGGCGGCGCGGTGCAGATCGCCCGTGCCTTCGGCCTGAGCGAGCTGGTCATCGGCCTGACCATCGTCGCCGCCGGCACCTCGCTCCCGGAGGTCGCCACCTCGGTGCTGGCGGCCGTGCGCGGCGAGCGCGACATCGCGGTCGGCAACGTGGTGGGGAGCAACATCTTCAACCTGCTGGCGGTGCTCGGGCTGGCCGCGGCGTTGAGCCCCGGCGGCGTGGCCGTGTCGCCGGCCGCGCTGCGCTTCGACATCCCGGTGATGCTCGCCGTGGCGGTGGCCTGCCTGCCGATCTTCGCCCACGGCTCGGTGATCCACCGCTGGGAGGGTCTGCTCTTCCTCGGCGGCTACTTCGCCTACACCGCCTACCTGATCCTCGATGCCACCGGGCACGACGCCCTGCCGGCCTACAGCGGGGTGATGGAGGCGTTCGTCCTGCCGTTGGTTGGCTTGACCCTGGCGGTGCTCGGCTACCGCGCCTGGCGCGAGCGGCGGGGCGCGGCGACCGGCGGAGGTCCCGGCGACCTCAACCGGGGAGGATGACCACCCGCCGCAGCGGCTCCTCGCCGCGGCTCGCCGAGGAGAGGCCGAGACGTTGCGCCGCCTCGTGCTGCAGGTGGCGGACGTAGGCGCGCTGCGGGGCGAGCTCCACGGCCGCTCCGGAATCGAGGACGCGGTGGGCGGCGTGATCGACTTCGCGCAGCGCCGCCTGCTGGTCGGCAAGGCCGTCGGGCAGATCGCAGGCGTCGCGCAGGAAGCCCTCCACCTGGGCAATGGTGGCGCTGCGCAGCAGGTGGAGCGGCCGCTCGCGGAGCGGACGCGGCAGCCGCTTCTCCTGCGACTTCAGCGTGACGACGAGGTCGGCCTCGTGAACGCTCTCGACCAGCCGGGCGTTGGCCCGCAGTTGACGGATGGCGCGCTCGAGGCGCGGTCGCGAGATGGCGTAGGGCAGAAGGCGCAAGGTCCGTCGCCGGGCCGGACCCGGGGAATCGCGCCGCGGCAGATGTCCGGCGGCCGCGACGGCGGCCTCCTCGTCTCCGTCGGGCCCGGCCTCGCCGGGGGCGATCGCCACCCCGCCGTCGGGGGTCCGGGTCCGGATCTCCGGGCGAGGCGGCAGGCCGCGCAGCGCCCGATCCACGACCTCGGCGAGATCGCGATGGACGGCGAAGGCGTCGCGACTCTGGATCTCGACGAGGACGTCGAAGGTGGGCGGGGCTCGCCGTTCGAGCACCGCCTTCTGCGTGCCTCGCCGCCGGGCCTCGTCATCGGAAAGGGTCACCGACTGGATGCCGCCGAGCAGCTCGTTGAGCGTCGGATTCTGCAGCAGGTTGGCGAGCGTGTTGCCGTGCGCCGTGCCGATCAGCTGGACGCCCCGCTCGGCGATCGTCCGGGCGGCGAGCGCCTCGGCCTGGGTGCCGATCTCGTCGATGACGATCACCTCCGGCATGTGGTTCTCCACCGCCTCGATCATCACCGCGTGCTGCTGCTCGGGTGCCGCCACCTGCAATCGCCGGGCGCGGCCGATGCCGGGGTGCGGGACGTCGCCGTCGCCGGCGATCTCGTTCGAGGTGTCGACGACGATCACCCGCTTGCCGAGCTCGTCGGCGAGCACCCGTGCCGCCTCGCGCAGCAGCGTCGTCTTGCCGACGCCCGGCCGGCCGAGCAACAGGACCGAATGTCCCCCCTCGATCGTGTCGCGCACGATGTCGAGCGTGCCGACCACCGCCC
This genomic window from Holophagales bacterium contains:
- a CDS encoding AAA family ATPase, encoding MIAPVRRAPPSRGAPAGPFRLFELAVSASHPSPPTDDLALLLATLPEDLQQAIVSRGSTDELLEVVMDLGRPPEARYPGRAVELAERPIGADDLAQVLARVGLFGRDNRAGIERTLHRISALRNRAGAIIGLTCRIGRAVVGTLDIVRDTIEGGHSVLLLGRPGVGKTTLLREAARVLADELGKRVIVVDTSNEIAGDGDVPHPGIGRARRLQVAAPEQQHAVMIEAVENHMPEVIVIDEIGTQAEALAARTIAERGVQLIGTAHGNTLANLLQNPTLNELLGGIQSVTLSDDEARRRGTQKAVLERRAPPTFDVLVEIQSRDAFAVHRDLAEVVDRALRGLPPRPEIRTRTPDGGVAIAPGEAGPDGDEEAAVAAAGHLPRRDSPGPARRRTLRLLPYAISRPRLERAIRQLRANARLVESVHEADLVVTLKSQEKRLPRPLRERPLHLLRSATIAQVEGFLRDACDLPDGLADQQAALREVDHAAHRVLDSGAAVELAPQRAYVRHLQHEAAQRLGLSSASRGEEPLRRVVILPG
- a CDS encoding calcium/sodium antiporter, producing the protein MTWQIAAMLAGGLILLVAGAEGLVRGASRLAAAAGISPLVIGLTVVAFGTSAPELAVSLKSSLAGQADVALGNVVGSNIFNVLFILGLSAGITPLVVAQQLVRLDVPIMIAVSLATLLLGLDGSIGRVDGLFLVAGMVAYTVFMIRTSRRESAAVRAEYDQEYAVPAPRGAAALVLAGFLAAAGLGLLVVGANLFLGGAVQIARAFGLSELVIGLTIVAAGTSLPEVATSVLAAVRGERDIAVGNVVGSNIFNLLAVLGLAAALSPGGVAVSPAALRFDIPVMLAVAVACLPIFAHGSVIHRWEGLLFLGGYFAYTAYLILDATGHDALPAYSGVMEAFVLPLVGLTLAVLGYRAWRERRGAATGGGPGDLNRGG